One stretch of Streptomyces sp. A2-16 DNA includes these proteins:
- a CDS encoding VOC family protein, which translates to MTPVHWKVVIDAEDPHAQADFWAAALHYETEDNNALIQRLLELGALPREATVEWHARLSFRDLVAVRHPDDPYDKDSGTGLGRRLLFQRVPEPKTVKNRLHLDLHPGEGRRTAEVERLTGLGASVLREVSEPSGAWVVMTDPEGNEFCVH; encoded by the coding sequence ATGACACCCGTGCACTGGAAAGTCGTGATCGACGCCGAGGACCCGCACGCCCAGGCCGACTTCTGGGCCGCCGCGCTGCACTACGAGACCGAGGACAACAACGCGCTGATCCAGCGGCTGCTGGAGCTCGGCGCGCTGCCGCGCGAGGCCACTGTCGAGTGGCATGCCAGGCTGTCCTTCCGGGATCTGGTCGCCGTACGACACCCGGACGATCCGTACGACAAGGACAGCGGCACCGGTCTGGGGCGGCGGCTGCTCTTCCAGCGCGTGCCGGAGCCGAAGACCGTCAAGAACCGGCTCCACCTGGACCTGCACCCCGGGGAGGGCAGACGAACGGCCGAGGTGGAGCGGCTGACGGGACTCGGGGCGAGCGTGCTGCGCGAGGTCAGCGAACCGTCGGGGGCCTGGGTGGTCATGACGGATCCGGAGGGGAACGAATTCTGCGTCCACTGA
- the rarD gene encoding EamA family transporter RarD: protein MKSRGERHIGLLNGFAAYGMWGLVPLFWPLLKPAGAAEILAHRMVWSLVFVAVALVFVRRWAWAGELLRQPRRLALITVAAAVITVNWGVYIWAVNSGHVVEASLGYFINPLVTIAMGVLLLKERLRRVQWAAVGVGAAAVVVLTVGYGRPPWISLTLAFSFATYGLVKKKVNLGGVESLAAETAIQFLPALGYLLWLGNQGDLSFTAEGPGHAVLLASTGIVTALPLVCFGAAAIRVPLSTLGLLQYLAPVFQFLLGVLYFGEAMPPERWAGFALVWLALTLLTWDALRTARTLRREITRPGPTMTTTGTVGAARPAESLASGPEQLDSPAARP from the coding sequence GTGAAGTCGAGGGGCGAGCGGCACATAGGTCTGCTGAACGGCTTCGCGGCGTACGGGATGTGGGGGCTCGTCCCCCTGTTCTGGCCGCTGCTCAAGCCCGCCGGGGCCGCGGAGATCCTGGCCCACCGGATGGTGTGGTCGCTCGTCTTCGTCGCCGTCGCGCTCGTCTTCGTACGGCGCTGGGCCTGGGCCGGTGAGCTGCTGCGGCAGCCGCGCAGGCTGGCGCTGATCACCGTGGCCGCCGCCGTCATCACCGTCAACTGGGGCGTCTACATCTGGGCCGTCAACAGCGGCCATGTCGTCGAGGCCTCGCTCGGGTACTTCATCAACCCGCTGGTCACCATCGCGATGGGAGTGCTGCTGCTCAAGGAGCGGCTCCGGCGCGTGCAGTGGGCGGCGGTCGGGGTCGGCGCCGCCGCGGTGGTCGTCCTCACCGTCGGGTACGGGCGACCGCCGTGGATCTCCCTCACGCTCGCCTTCTCCTTCGCCACGTACGGCCTGGTCAAGAAGAAGGTGAACCTCGGCGGGGTCGAGTCGCTGGCCGCCGAGACCGCGATCCAGTTCCTGCCCGCGCTCGGGTATCTGCTGTGGCTGGGCAACCAGGGCGACCTCAGCTTCACCGCCGAGGGGCCGGGGCACGCAGTGCTGCTCGCCTCGACCGGCATCGTCACCGCGCTCCCCCTGGTCTGCTTCGGCGCCGCGGCGATCCGGGTGCCGCTGTCCACACTGGGGCTGCTGCAGTACCTGGCGCCGGTCTTCCAGTTCCTGCTCGGCGTCCTCTACTTCGGCGAGGCCATGCCGCCCGAGCGCTGGGCCGGGTTCGCGCTGGTCTGGCTGGCGTTGACACTGCTCACCTGGGACGCGCTGCGCACCGCGCGGACGCTCAGGAGGGAGATCACGAGGCCCGGCCCCACCATGACGACGACCGGCACGGTCGGCGCCGCGCGGCCGGCGGAGAGCCTGGCCTCGGGTCCGGAGCAGCTGGACTCACCCGCCGCGAGGCCGTAG
- a CDS encoding SDR family oxidoreductase has product MSIVVTGATGHLGRHVVEQLLEKVPAEQVTAVVRTPEKAADFAEKGVRIAVADYNSPETFDKVFAAGDKVLLISGNEFDKGRPAQHQVVIDAAKAAGVALLAYTSAPGSLTAALADDHRATEKALLASGLPYSLLRNGWYNENYTENLAPALEHGAVVQAAGDGRISTASRADYAAAAVAVLTGEGHENSTYELGGDEPWGFAEYAAELSRQTGKEIAYNAVPVEVYTEILTGVGLPAPLAGILAGVDASIEKGELVVTSGDLARLTGRPATPIAESIAVALKG; this is encoded by the coding sequence ATGAGCATCGTCGTCACCGGAGCCACCGGACACCTCGGCCGCCACGTCGTCGAGCAGCTGCTCGAGAAGGTCCCGGCCGAGCAGGTCACCGCCGTCGTCCGCACCCCGGAGAAGGCCGCCGATTTCGCCGAGAAGGGTGTGCGGATAGCCGTCGCCGACTACAACTCCCCCGAGACCTTCGACAAGGTCTTCGCGGCCGGCGACAAGGTGCTGCTGATCTCCGGCAACGAGTTCGACAAGGGCCGCCCCGCCCAGCACCAGGTCGTCATCGATGCCGCCAAGGCCGCGGGCGTGGCGCTCCTCGCCTACACCAGCGCCCCGGGCAGCCTCACCGCCGCGCTCGCCGACGACCACCGGGCCACCGAGAAGGCGCTGCTCGCCTCCGGTCTGCCCTACTCGCTGCTGCGCAACGGCTGGTACAACGAGAACTACACCGAGAACCTCGCCCCCGCCCTGGAGCACGGCGCTGTCGTACAGGCCGCCGGTGACGGCCGTATCTCCACCGCCTCGCGCGCCGACTACGCGGCCGCCGCCGTGGCCGTGCTGACCGGCGAGGGGCACGAGAACTCGACGTACGAGCTCGGCGGCGACGAGCCCTGGGGCTTCGCCGAGTACGCGGCCGAGCTGAGCCGGCAGACCGGCAAGGAGATCGCCTACAACGCCGTTCCCGTCGAGGTCTACACCGAGATCCTGACCGGTGTGGGTCTGCCCGCGCCCCTCGCCGGGATCCTCGCCGGTGTCGACGCCTCCATCGAGAAGGGCGAACTGGTCGTCACCTCCGGTGACCTGGCCCGGCTGACCGGCCGACCCGCCACCCCGATCGCCGAATCCATCGCGGTCGCGCTCAAGGGCTGA
- a CDS encoding helix-turn-helix domain-containing protein: MTVSAEQLLSETMTPGEAMCPHRLVMEHVTSRWGVLVLIRLLDRPHRFSELRRAIGGYGRNVSEKMLTQTLQTLERDGLVHRDAKPVIPPRVDYSLTDLGREAAEQVRGLAEWTARRMGAVQEAREGYDARKRGSEQD; the protein is encoded by the coding sequence ATGACGGTAAGTGCAGAGCAGCTCCTCTCGGAGACGATGACGCCGGGCGAGGCGATGTGCCCCCACCGCCTGGTCATGGAACACGTGACGAGCCGCTGGGGCGTCCTGGTCCTGATCCGCCTCCTCGACCGCCCGCACCGCTTCAGCGAACTCCGCCGCGCGATCGGCGGCTACGGCCGCAACGTCAGCGAGAAGATGCTCACCCAGACCCTCCAGACCCTGGAACGCGACGGCCTGGTCCACCGCGACGCCAAGCCGGTGATCCCGCCCAGGGTCGACTATTCACTGACCGACCTCGGCCGCGAGGCAGCGGAACAGGTACGCGGGCTGGCGGAGTGGACGGCGCGGCGGATGGGGGCGGTGCAGGAGGCGCGGGAGGGGTACGACGCGCGGAAGAGGGGCTCTGAGCAGGACTGA
- a CDS encoding DUF6082 family protein yields MRTPYPRQVWRRRQEELALALLREVTRLAEEIRNANLIQHHRIVAAQVDHAMADPALASAMSTLDSLTDAKRRQVLFANREYGAVLLGHRIGVYGWNELIGHLRILARNRVFKEYWEMTVEHRRSLPRGTLEAEVGKAVDVILEELAEDPDEWWVVGMGADGSPPG; encoded by the coding sequence ATGCGCACCCCCTATCCGCGACAAGTCTGGCGACGGCGGCAGGAAGAACTGGCCTTGGCTCTCCTTCGCGAAGTAACACGCCTCGCCGAGGAGATCCGCAACGCCAACCTGATACAGCATCACCGCATCGTCGCGGCTCAGGTGGACCATGCCATGGCTGATCCGGCGCTGGCATCAGCAATGAGCACGCTCGACAGCTTGACGGACGCCAAGCGGCGGCAAGTGTTGTTCGCCAACCGAGAGTACGGCGCGGTGCTGCTAGGCCACCGCATCGGCGTCTACGGCTGGAACGAACTGATCGGCCACCTGCGCATCCTGGCCCGCAACCGTGTTTTCAAGGAGTACTGGGAGATGACGGTGGAACACCGCCGGAGTCTTCCGAGGGGGACCCTTGAGGCAGAGGTGGGGAAGGCCGTTGACGTGATCCTGGAAGAGCTTGCTGAAGACCCTGACGAGTGGTGGGTTGTCGGGATGGGGGCAGACGGCAGCCCGCCCGGATGA